In Meiothermus ruber DSM 1279, the following proteins share a genomic window:
- the ruvC gene encoding crossover junction endodeoxyribonuclease RuvC: MIVLGIDPGITNLGIGVVEQAGKQTRMLHAEVVKTTHGETAPERVGKLYRAVYQVAAAYRPQAIAVEEQFFYRQNELAYKVGWAMGAVFLVADQLEIPVYGYGPPKVKQALVGTGQADKHQVAYMVRALLGLKSLPKPTHLADALAIALTHCFYQPLAPGQPVS; the protein is encoded by the coding sequence ATGATCGTCTTAGGCATTGACCCTGGCATCACCAACCTGGGGATCGGTGTGGTAGAGCAGGCCGGAAAACAAACCCGGATGCTGCACGCCGAGGTGGTCAAAACCACCCACGGCGAAACAGCGCCCGAGCGGGTGGGCAAGCTTTACCGGGCGGTCTACCAGGTGGCTGCCGCCTACCGCCCCCAGGCCATTGCGGTAGAAGAGCAGTTCTTTTACCGGCAAAATGAGCTGGCCTACAAGGTGGGCTGGGCCATGGGAGCGGTGTTTTTGGTGGCCGACCAGCTCGAAATTCCGGTCTATGGCTATGGCCCCCCCAAGGTCAAACAAGCCCTGGTGGGAACTGGCCAGGCCGACAAGCACCAGGTGGCCTACATGGTACGAGCCCTGCTGGGCCTAAAGAGCTTGCCCAAACCCACCCACCTGGCCGATGCCCTGGCTATTGCCCTTACACACTGCTTCTATCAGCCGCTGGCCCCAGGCCAGCCGGTTAGCTAG